Proteins co-encoded in one Muntiacus reevesi chromosome 13, mMunRee1.1, whole genome shotgun sequence genomic window:
- the SSH1 gene encoding protein phosphatase Slingshot homolog 1, which produces MALVTLQRSPTPSAASSSASNSELEAGSDEDRKLNHSLSESFFMVKGAALFLQQGSSPQGQRSLQHPHKHAGDLPQHLQVMINLLRCEDRIKLAVRLESAWAERVRYMVVVDSSGRQDTEESILLGVDFSSKESKSCTIGMVLRLWSDTKIHLDGDGGFSVSTAGRMHVFKPVSVQAMWSALQVLHKACEVARRHNYFPGGVALLWASYYESCIGSEQSCINEWNAMQDLESTRPDSPALFADKPTEGERTERLIKAKLRSIMMSQDLENVTSKEIRNELEKQMNCNLKEFKEFIDNEMLLILGQMDKPSLIFDHLYLGSEWNASNLEELQGSGVDYILNVTREIDNFFPGLFAYHNIRVYDEETTDLLAHWNEAYHFINKAKRNHSKCLVHCKMGVSRSASTVIAYAMKEFGWTLEKAYNYVKQKRSITRPNAGFMRQLSEYEGILDASKQRHNKLWRQQADDSCFQQPGDDPAGPGDFQPETLDSTREAQPPCLDAAGPPPGFPGSGALGGPALPCCFRRLSDPLLRAPDDETGGPVHLEDLERDALLEEATQLAEASQPARPPPEGPGLCEREVTKKPEPGSPQAQGGSSPQAEEMGREEALGAGRWGRPAAQLDNLLNRENLNNNNSKRSCPDDFEHDAIFGILNKVKPSYKSCADCMYPAASGNPEAFGERCKNPGAPAICTQPTFLPHLTSSPVASRSRALEKLASGPTETASFLPPTGSRRPDSSGPGAGAALEPPASLPEPSREIHKALPKSFLVKNSHCDKNPPGLEAANEESPPKKDPKPAKDLRLLFSKEAEKPTSNSYLMQHQESIIQLQKAGLVRKHTKELERLKGTPAEPGAPCRDSATAIPEENPDSPLPGQAPGPEKPEAGPPLLEAAPLKSPPPFLCRPDHASHFSKDFLKTICYTPTSSSMSSNLTRSSSSDSIHSVRGKPGLVKQCTQEIETRLRLAGLTISSPLKRSHSLAKLGSLNLSTEDLSSEADVSTAADSQDTRLSESPLLHEPLAATRSPATTSKPSGKSALENLKSPLWPGKS; this is translated from the exons TTGGAGGCTGGCAGCGATGAAGATCGCAAGTTAAACCACAG CTTAAGTGAGAGCTTTTTCATGGTGAAAGGAGCAGCCCTCTTCCTACAGCAGGGAAGCAGCCCTCAAGGCCAGCGGAGTCTTCAGCACCCCCACAAGCATGCAG GGGACCTGCCTCAGCATCTTCAAGTCATGATCAACCTTCTGCGTTGTGAAGATAGAATCAAGCTG GCCGTGCGCTTGGAGAGTGCCTGGGCGGAGCGGGTGCGCTACATGGTGGTAGTGGACAGCAGCGGGCGGCAGGACACGGAGGAGAGTATCCTGCTGGGAGTGGACTTCTCCAGTAAGGAGAG TAAAAGCTGTACCATCGGAATGGTTCTCCGACTGTGGAGCGACACAAAAATCCACCTCGATGGAGATGG TGGGTTCAGCGTCAGCACCGCCGGGAGGATGCACGTCTTCAAGCCTGTGTCTGTCCAGGCCATGTG GTCTGCCCTGCAGGTCCTGCACAAGGCCTGCGAGGTGGCGCGGCGGCACAACTACTTCCCGGGGGGCGTGGCGCTGCTCTGGGCCTCCTACTACGAGAGCTGCATCGGCTCCGAGCAGAGCTGCATCAACGAGTGGAATGCCATGCAGGACCTCGAATCCACGAGGCCCGACTCCCCCGCCCTCTTCGCAGACAA GCCGACCGAAGGGGAGAGGACGGAGCGTCTCATCAAAGCCAAACTCCGGAGCATCATGATGAGTCAAGACCTGGAGAACGTGACGTCCAAAGAA ATTCGTAATGAATTAGAGAAACAGATGAACTGTAACCTGAAAGAATTCAAGGAATTTATAGACAACGAGATGCTCCTTATCTTGGGACAGATGGACAAGCCCTCTCTCATCTTCGACCATCTTTATCTT GGCTCTGAATGGAATGCATCCAACCTGGAGGAGCTGCAGGGCTCAGG TGTTGACTATATTTTAAACGTCACTagagaaatagataattttttccCTGGCTTATTTGCGTACCATAACATCCGAGTCTATGATGAAGAGACCACAGACCTCCTCGCCCACTGGAACGAGGCATACCATTTTATAAACAAAGCAAA GAGGAACCACTCCAAGTGCCTGGTCCACTGCAAAATGGGCGTCAGTCGCTCGGCTTCCACCGTCATAGCCTATGCGATGAAGGAATTCGGCTGGACCCTGGAGAAAGCCTACAACTATGTGAAGCAGAAACGCAGCATCACGCGCCCCAATGCAGGCTTTATGAGGCAGCTGTCTGAGTATGAAGGCATCCTGGACGCCAG CAAGCAGCGGCACAACAAGCTTTGGCGCCAGCAGGCCGACGACAGCTGCTTCCAGCAGCCTGGGGATGACCCCGCGGGGCCTGGGGACTTCCAGCCAGAGACCCTGGACAGCACCCGAGAAGCCCAGCCCCCCTGCTTGGACGCCGCTGGCCCCCCGCCTGGGTTCCCGGGCAGCGGGGCACTCGGGGGCCCCGCTCTGCCCTGCTGCTTCCGGCGACTGTCAGACCCTCTGCTGCGGGCCCCCGACGACGAGACGGGCGGCCCTGTCCACCTGGAGGATCTGGAGAGGGACGCTCTGCTGGAGGAAGCCACTCAGCTGGCAGAGGCGTCCCAGCCAGCCAGACCACCCCCAGAAGGCCCCGGACTCTGCGAGAGGGAAGTGACGAAGAaaccagagcctgggagcccccAGGCCCAGGGTGGCTCATCGCCGCAGGCGGAGGAGATGGGAAGGGAGGAggccctgggagctgggaggtgggggcgTCCCGCAGCCCAGCTCGATAACCTGCTCAACCGGGAaaacctaaacaacaacaacagcaagaggAGCTGCCCGGATGACTTTGAG CATGATGCGATCTTCGGGATCCTTAACAAAGTGAAGCCTTCCTACAAATCCTGCGCCGACTGCATGTACCCTGCAGCCAGCGGGAACCCCGAGGCCTTCGGGGAGCGATGCAAGAATCCCGGTGCTCCCGCCATCTGCACCCAGCCCACCTTCCTACCCCACCTCACGTCTTCCCCCGTGGCCAGCAGGTCCCGAGCTTTGGAGAAACTGGCCTCTGGCCCAACCGAAACCGCCTCCTTCCTACCACCAACAGGCTCGAGGAGGCCAGACTCCAGTGGTCCCGGGGCTGGGGCTGCCCTGGAGCCCCCAGCCAGCCTTCCGGAACCTTCGAGAGAGATTCACAAAGCCCTACCAAAGTCCTTCCTCGTGAAGAATTCTCACTGTGATAAGAACCCTCCTGGCTTGGAAGCAGCGAACGAAGAGTCACCACCCAAGAAAGATCCGAAGCCGGCCAAGGACCTGCGGCTCCTGTTCAGCAAAGAGGCCGAGAAACCCACGAGCAACAGCTACTTGATGCAGCACCAGGAGTCCATCATCCAGCTGCAGAAGGCGGGCCTGGTCCGCAAGCACACCAAAGAGCTGGAGAGGCTGAAAGGCACGCCGGCTGAGCCGGGGGCCCCGTGCCGGGACAGCGCGACCGCCATCCCTGAGGAGAACCCAGACTCGCCTCTGCCCGGCCAAGCCCCGGGCCCCGAGAAACCTGAGGCTGGCCCCCCTCTGCTAGAGGCAGCCCCGCTCAAGAGCCCCCCGCCCTTCCTCTGCCGCCCCGACCACGCCAGCCACTTCTCCAAAGACTTCCTGAAGACCATCTGCTACACCCCCACCTCATCCTCCATGAGCTCCAACCTGACGCGGAGCTCGAGCAGCGACAGCATCCACAGTGTCCGCGGGAAGCCGGGGCTGGTGAAGCAGTGCACGCAGGAGATCGAGACCCGGCTCCGGCTGGCGGGCCTCACCATCTCGTCCCCGCTCAAGCGCTCCCACTCCCTGGCCAAGCTCGGCAGCCTCAACCTTTCGACTGAGG